The Deinococcus koreensis genome window below encodes:
- a CDS encoding CarD family transcriptional regulator, which yields MTQTADQPAFQPGDRVVLPPYGLGTVQGTCHRPMDGETQAYYQVEFANTSSRAFVPVAAPDGTGMRAALTARDMPALLASLKTSTLNLPRQWAARHRRVTEILASGDPFELAVLTCELRRWNVQRGLPDLDRQALRRAIRLLEQEVRGLDDQAAEHVQLILTTAWNEAPQVTAPAAS from the coding sequence GTGACCCAGACCGCCGATCAGCCCGCCTTCCAGCCCGGTGACCGCGTCGTCCTGCCCCCGTACGGCCTCGGCACCGTGCAGGGCACCTGCCACCGGCCGATGGACGGAGAAACGCAGGCGTACTATCAGGTCGAGTTCGCGAACACGTCCAGCCGCGCCTTCGTGCCGGTCGCGGCCCCGGACGGCACCGGGATGCGCGCCGCGCTGACCGCCCGGGATATGCCGGCCCTGCTGGCGTCACTGAAGACCAGCACGCTCAACCTGCCCCGGCAGTGGGCGGCCCGCCACCGCCGGGTCACCGAGATCCTGGCCAGCGGCGATCCCTTCGAACTGGCCGTCCTGACCTGCGAGCTGCGGCGCTGGAACGTCCAGCGTGGGCTGCCCGATCTGGATCGTCAGGCCCTGCGCCGGGCCATTCGCCTGCTGGAGCAGGAGGTTCGTGGCCTGGACGATCAGGCCGCCGAGCATGTGCAGCTGATCCTGACCACCGCCTGGAATGAGGCGCCGCAGGTCACAGCCCCTGCAGCTTCGTAA